DNA from Prionailurus bengalensis isolate Pbe53 chromosome X, Fcat_Pben_1.1_paternal_pri, whole genome shotgun sequence:
ctccatcccatcccatccaatcccactcccacctcaccccaccccgtACCTCACCCCATCTCACCCCATCtgatcccaccccccacctcacccaTCCACCCCATCCCACTCCACTCCCTACttcaccccatcccaccccatccaatcccaccccccacttcacccttccaccccatcccacccccccaccaccaccacacaccaCCAATCCCACACTGTTTATAAAGAGAAGattgatttgtgttttccaggGTTCCATGGAAtactttctccctccttcttcaaAGATCCTGAGCTGCATACTGATGGGGTTGGGTGGGTGGAGAGACTCCTGAATAcctgttttaaaacttaaaaggtGTGAGATTTGCACACGAATCAACAAGACCTTTATTTAGGAACCAAATAACTTTATTGaaacaaaataactttatttatttatggaaaacTGGAAGAAGAAACTGGAACGTTTTGCAAGCGCAATACTGCAAAATGCATGCTCGGCATGGTGACCAGGGGAAGTCACCATGCCCCCTGTGGCTATGGGAAGGCAGTCCCAACTCAGTTCTTGTCGCTGTTGCCCAGGGTGAGCTTGTCAAAGAGGTACTCTGCCAAGCCGTCTTCCAGGGCCTCCATCTTGCGCAGGCTGGTGATGTAGCCCCCCAGCTCTTTGATGACCTTGACTTGCTCATGCAGGCAGTTGGTCTCCAGGAAGCTGCACAGGTGGGCGTCGTTCTTGACGGTGGCCAGCTGGTGCAGGTCGAGCAGGCTCTGGTTCACGGTCTTCCCCAGATGAAAGGCGCACTCCATGGCCTTCAGGCCGCTCTCCCAGTTGTCGCGGTTAGGCTTCATGATGTTGTGGAGGCGGATGCGGCCCCCACGCTGGTTCTGCAGCTGCATCAGCTTCTCGACACGCTTCTTCTCGTCGTGGGACTGGCGCAGGAAGAACTTGGAGAAATTCCCCAGGGCCACGTCGGCGCGGTCGAAATAGAAAGCCATGGACAGGTACGCGTAGGAGGCGTAGAGCTCCAGGTTGATCTGGCAGTTGATGGCGGCCTCGCACTGCGGGTGGTAGTTCTGGCGCACTTGAGAGGACGGCGCGGTGGCCATGGCTGGCGGCGCTGGCACCAAGACGAGGGCGAAGGCGGCTCAGAAGCGAGGGCTGCGGGGTGGGCAGCAGCAGGGCCACAGGTGGCGGTGTCCTCAGAGACTGCCCGGCGAGAGTGAAGAGAGAGGCGGGAGGAAGGTAGGCTCAGTGCCAGGCAACGGCTCTGCGATAGGGCCAATAGGTGGAATCCGTTACGGGGaagtggtgggggcggggtggggaggaaagatccgttatgtgggggtgggggagaaggaagtgAAGGATGGAAGAAGGGGGCGGGTCACGAGTGCTGTGTTCAGGTTCTATCAGAGCCTGGGAAGACAGGGAAATGGCTGAGCACCTGGCTTctaatgagtttttaattttgcattaatttttctagtttgcaagaactttattttattctcaaattgttGTCTTCTATAGcagcctttttttattttatgaagtaattttcttcccttaaaataattttgagaatatGAATTTGAATGTTTTggtgaattattttcttctttgccctGTATTATATctgagcttttttgtttgtttttcacaaatatttctgtTAGGTTAtcatgattttctcttttacctttGTCAAATACCTGCCAAACCTTGGTTTActtatatttaggaataaatgaCTTGTTTGACTAGCCTAGGTAATTAGCAAGGATCTGATCTATAGTATACTTCTTAGAATGGAAGGGCAGGGTGTGTCAATTGTTCGGCGATTTTGTCCTTCTTGAGTACAAAGCATGAAACTTGGATAGTGACCCTCCCTGttagtaaaataaatgtaattttgacATTGGAAGGGTAATGTTTTTTCCTTCTGGGTAGATgtgtccttttgtttctcttctgtgaaGTCTGCAGTTATCTTAAGCTCATTCACTGTCTTGGGAGATTAAACATGTCAGATGCCACAGGTGCTTACTTCCCATTGtaagagtgggggagagtcagagcaGGGCAGGACAAATACCTCTGCTGTTCACACTAGCTCCTTCATCTCACAGCTGACCCAGAAGCCTCAACAGTGCTACAATTTCATTTACTCTGGTGTTAGAGTTTCTCTGAATGTGACCGGGTTGTCTACTGCAGCTGGTGCAACTTCTCTGAGTTGGCCAGTCTG
Protein-coding regions in this window:
- the LOC122478051 gene encoding ferritin heavy chain-like; translated protein: MATAPSSQVRQNYHPQCEAAINCQINLELYASYAYLSMAFYFDRADVALGNFSKFFLRQSHDEKKRVEKLMQLQNQRGGRIRLHNIMKPNRDNWESGLKAMECAFHLGKTVNQSLLDLHQLATVKNDAHLCSFLETNCLHEQVKVIKELGGYITSLRKMEALEDGLAEYLFDKLTLGNSDKN